The Elaeis guineensis isolate ETL-2024a chromosome 5, EG11, whole genome shotgun sequence DNA segment TATATTTATGGTAATGATTTGTGAGTTACAACTAATATAACTAGATATGCATGTTGATTAGCTAAGATTGGCTTATTCACATGAGCAATCACCTCTAGTATTGATAGAGTGAGAAAAAATGAAACGTAGTTGAGTTATAATGCTAAGAGAACAAGTTTAGCTCAAATTTTTAGAGCATCATCTTAGTGAAGACCAAGGTGGGGCTCTTTTTGCAATTAAGAGCCAACATGGATGTCTCCCTACCATTCATGAAACCAATATAAAGCTAGGTGTGAGGTTGTTGAGAGTGAGCAAATGCAAAAGTTGGGTTAGGTGCTTGAGATGCGACTGAACTAAGACTCTATAATGTTTTGAGTAAAGACATCACTCTATAAAATAGAGAATTTTGACCGTAGTATGCATTTCATAATGTATTTGCCTCAGTGTCTAATTAGGGAGTGAGTGAATAGATCCCATCTTCCTCACTATACGAGTTCTGGAGATCATGAGTTTGATCTCAACAGTACCATATGTGACTTTAGACTATGTCACAAACTATAGAAGTTGATGTTACTGttctaatatattatttatatttatgaaCGATTCAACCAAATGGATATTACTAAGAAAATAATTAACTTGATCCAAGTGACATCAAGGTGAAACACGATATTGAAATTGCGCTAGTCACTTGTATTCATCAACTAGCTGGTTATGTCATTATTATGAGATTGGAAATAATTGTGGATACATGTGAAGTTATAGAGAGGTTGAACATGGATCTCTTGAGGGATTGAGAGATGCTTAATTCGGTGTAACTAAATGAGCCTCAGGTATAATGTGCACCGtgttcattttcttcttttttacagGTTGATGTCTCCAACCTGGCTCTAACAGGTTACTAGTTCAGATCTCCCAAATGGAATTGTATGCACCAATCACAAGGCCCATTTTTGTCTATATGTGTGGGATTCAGGAGTTGGCGGACAGAGGCCATGTCCATCATGTAGAAGTAAGAGATGTTGGAAACCAAGGTAGGGTGTCTAAGAGGGAATTCGCAAGCTTGGTTCATGTGCCTACTTGATTACATATGATAAGTCTCTTAAACTCCTAAAAATTCTCCACCATTTTGTGATAATTGGGAGAGGAATAGAAATGGCCTAGATAAGATAGAAAGACTTCTCTCCTCCTTCCTATCTTCCTTTGCGATCTATAAATCCAAAAGATTTTTTAGGTTCTCACGAAGTGTTTCCATTTCAATTGTAAACAAATTCTTTATAGTAAATTCATGCCACAATGAGGAAGAGGATGTTCAAGAACATGACGAAGGGTCCAGCGCATGCAATTCTAGTCAAAGAAAGATCCTGAAAACATTGATCACAtgtttctaaaaaatatattttccacCTTCCTTCCTGTtggagggatttttttttttttttaatttctttcatgttAGTTATCAGTTTGTCCAGCCAAACAAACAACAAAGTACTGTATTttcctttcataaaaaattctgactaaagaaaaaaaaattaagaaaaaagggTTATCCTAAGACAATGGCTCAATCAGTTCAATTTACAGCCCAAACCTAGCGCTCCTGAAACCCGATCCATAAAAAGTAGCCGTTGGcggaataattttgaaaaaaaaaaaaaaggaaaacgaaACATCCCTCCCACCAAcggtcaaaaaaatatttttcaaatatccGGAAAAAGGCCGTCAGATTCATTGTTTTCTCTGGGAAAGACGCTTTTAAGACCCCGCCCGGAGGAACCCCCTCTCCATTCTCACCAGTTTCTTTTCGTCTCTGTCTCTCTTGTTCTCTCTTCTGTGGTCCtccggagaaagaagaagagattggCCTCCATtagtctcttcttcttcttctttctttgtttgGAAAAACCATCCAAAATCaagcccctctctctatctcggcagttcttcttcttgtggatcagACCTATCTCAGCTCTGAAACAGGCGGACGCGAGTGAAGATGCCGAGGGAGAACCAAGATGTCCAAGATAACATCCCCAACGCTCCAGCCGCTCCGGCTCCATCAGCCACTACCGCCACCAAAAAGCCTCTCCCTGTTGCCAAGGGCCCCGATGGCCAGTCCGTCTTGAAGAGGTCTTCATCTCTTCCTCTTGTTCCgtctaaatatttttgatcttttCCCTCCAAGTTATGatttatttcttttatatttaGAACTCGTGATGGGCCTTTCTTTCTTTTGAGAGGATTCCTGATGGTTTTAATTTAATCTCTTCAATAAATTTGGGGGAAAGCTCTTTGCTTCCCCCGTTACTTTTCCAACCAAAAAAAAGGATTACTAATGGACCTTTTGTTTTTCTGTTTATGATTTTCTTTCGGTTTAATGGTTGTATGGGCTTTTTATCCCCTTAATGATTGAGTTTCCTTCACGAAGAAAGGAAAAGGAATGaagcttttatttttatttttttatgtttatggattttgGAAGCTTGCTGATTTTAATAGGTTCTTTTTCTTTGCCTCGAGCGTGCATAAATATctcatctcatatatatatatatatatactttaccGAACTTCATGAGCTGATTCACAGCAAAAGAATTTTCTTAGATCCATCTTAGGGTTCTGACCGTGGATGGAAATTCTTTGTTATTTACAGTCCCTGAAGCGAACCGTCTTAGTTTTTAGGCTGTTAATGGAAGGGCTAATTCTTGCTACAACTATGATGTGGTTCTTCTTGGATAGAGCTTTTATACTTTTCATCTTAACTAATCTAAAGCTTCTTCAGAATAGTTAACAGTTCTATTGAATTTTTCTGAAACATTTTGGTCTTAGTTTTGTTTGTTAACAATTTTGTTTCCTTTCTTTCTTGATAATGCTTATTTCATTTCATTTAAATAAGTTGTCATGAATATCTCTTTCGAAAGAACAAGTTTTCATAGATCATCTACTCCTTCCTGTTATGTTATCTTCTCTCTATTGATACTTAAAAACTTTTTCTTCCGTTTGATTCTGCAAACAGGCTGCAGTCAGAACTGATGGCTCTAATGGTAAGGAAAAGATAACTTATTCTCTCCCCCTCCCCACAGCCACcagcccccccccccctctccctCCTCCATATTATACTTTTGTTTGtgcttttttgttttttctttcctACTATCAATCTCTGCAACGTGGTATGTTTGATGTCTTGTAATGATTCCTTTTATTGGCTTCGTCTTCAGATGTGTGGAGATCCAGGAATATCTGCTTTCCCAGAGGGAGACAACATCTTCTGCTGGAAAGGGACCATCACTGGGAGCAAGGACACTGTCTATGAGGGAATGGTCtacaagctctccctctctttccctaCTGATTATCCTTTCAAGCCTCCAAAGGTCAAGCTCGAGAACGTCTGCTTCCACCCCAATGTTGATCTCAATGGAGCCATCTGCTTGGATATTCTTCAGGTATATAGAGGAAACTTGCCATATTTCATTACTTTTATGTTCAATATTTCTTTACTTGAGAAATGACTAAGTTTTGATGTTCATGGGCTTTCAGGATAAATGGTCATCTGCATATGATGTGAGAACCATACTGCTCTCAATTCAAAGTCTTTTGGGAGGTAACTTTGATTTTTGAGTAATTAATTTCTCTTTAAGCATCTGTCCATAGGATTTAAAAGCTATGTGGTTTTAATAATTACGTGGTGACAATGATTTCAGAACCAAATAATGATTCTCCTCTCAACACTCAAGCTGCAGCACTTTGGGTCAATCAAGAAGGTGTGTATGATGTGATCTTATAAAGCAAAAGGTTTCGAAAACCTTTTTCTAATGTTTCCAACCTTTCTTTCCTGCAGAGTTCAGGAAAATGGTGGAGAAGACTTACAAGCCGGCCTAGCTAGTATGGTTCTGTGATTCTGTATCACAGACGACATACATCATGCACCTAAGGGAAGGAGAGAGTGTTGTTGTTCTTCAAGTATTCtgttcttgttcttttttttttttcccattttttcatGGAGCTCGTATTTATCTCAAACTGGAAAACTCCATATTAATATTTAGAGCTGGACCATCATTGTTGATTCTATATATTGTTCAATTGTTATTGTTATAAAATGAAATCATGTTTCAATTTGGCTTTTTGGCTAGTAATTTGATTCCTTTCATCAAATGCTTCCTTCTATTTTCCCAAATTAGGAAAGTTATTTGTGGTTTCGCTTGGTGGTTGATCAAGCTTATATTATATTATGGCTACTAATTTCCATAAAATGGCCATGTTTTTTATTTGTACATAAGCTGGCCCCAACTCAAGAAAAAGCAGCAGTTAGGGCTGGCTGAGGAATGGATGAATTGAGAGGTGTATGGCTGTTGATTGTTTGGTTACGCTACATTGCATGTGAGGGTTGTTCTGTTGGTTGAACATATTTTGGAGTGATGCGCTTTAGAGAGAGTCCCACTTTATACTCGACTTATGAGGTAGGTTTGTTGGTGTGATGTGTTGTTCTTCTGGGCCAACATAGCAAAATCAGGACATCCTATGAGCTCTGTCAGATTGGATTTTAATGAAAGGAATCGCATGATTTCCATTTAACATGGCATGTCTTATGGATCTACCTAGACTCATCAAGCCTCTTTCACTAAAAAGCAATTGAATTGGATTGACAGCTTCTTAATACTGGTGACCTTACCCCCTAGCATTTCTTGTACCGTGTTTCATCCGAAATTCCTACTAGATATAGGAGAGGCTAGCTTTGTCTCAGATATTGCTGTTGCTTCAGCCAGAGTTTACATCAAGCATTATTGAAAACTAAGATCTCTCATTTAGAGAGAAAGGTGCCAACCAGCTGAGCTAACAGCTATTTTCAACTGAATTGTAACATGTTTTTGAGGAGTTAGGTTTTGTTCCTGTTATTTGTGTTTTGTTGGTGTTACTGTTTTTGCCCTCTGCGTGTGTTATGTGAATGTGGCACAAATCCTCCTACGACAAAGCTTTCATGTTCCTTGGAGGCTTGATCAGGAGTCTATATGACCAAGAGTTTATAGGAATAAATGAGAGGATCAGCACCAATATTTATTGCTCAATGAATACACATACCTTTCTGTCTGACTGTCTGTGTGCTTCAATAACTAGGAGCGAAGAACGAAAATGGAGGACGAACGACAACTTTTATGGCACAAGCATTAAAAGATTTGTGGCAGGAGATGAAGGGAAGTAGGAAATGAAATAGAATCTTGGTTGGTTAATATGAGCTCTTGCAGTGGGGACTTTGGTGGGGGCTACAGCATATATGGTTTAATAGGCAATGCAGCAAGACAGCCTGTTAATGTACATGCAACAGGGGGTGTAGGAAGATAGAGCACAAATGAAGAAGTGCTGTATTGGTGATTTAAGTTAGTAGGGTGTCACAAGGGTGGtgatgaagaattaattaaaagTGTCAGCGTGAGAAAAAGACTTTCTGGTGCTGAACCTTCTGGGAGACCAGCATTTTTACAAGGCCCATGGTCACTGAAGATGGGAGTAAGGCAGCATCGGCTAGACAACAATTCTTTCAGTTGTAGAACCATGACTTTCTGAAAGAAGCTATCAACAGCTTGTTTGAGAAGGTCATGATGACAATGATCATTTAAGAGGATTGGGCATCAAAAGACTTTGTAGGGTGGTTGATGAGGGCTTGTTAGTTCACAACTGATAAAGTACTACAGAAAGGGAACTGGAGTTGTTAAGAAATTCTCTCTTAATCTATAATAGTGAGGAGGTCTATATACATCATTCTTTTATACtgtttctatataattttataagtcCCAAATATATGCTTTAAGAATATCTTGCTAAGTGGCTGCATGATTTAGGAGATTTAACAGATTCCATGAATATCCCAACAATATGCTTTGATAATCTCTTAATGGCAAACATATGACATTTGATTCCAAAAATAGGCCTTAGTAGTCCCTTGAATATTTGGGTGTATTATCTTGAAGATTTGTTAGAGATCTATCAcattaaatttgatataaaaatccGAGCATTTAGAAGCATGGGCCCGAAAGTGTATAAACAACATAAGAGTCCTTAACCTATCCGATGTAGGGCCATTCTTCCTCAACGCCACTTCTCATATGTAGAGCCGAGGGATGAAATCTGGAACAAGGGATCGTACATGGATTGATAAGTCAGTGCATAGAGATTTTGGTAGACAAGAAGGATCGGTGAATTCTGATACCATGTACGAAGGAAACTAGAGTTGTAAAGAAACTGTCTCTCAACCTACAATAATGAGAAGGTTGTATTAGTTTTTAGTATTTCTGTACAATTACTTACAATTATAATAGACATAAGGATGAAAATATACAACAATAGATTCTAAGAATATGTTGAGAATCCCTTGCTAAGTGACTTTATGATCTTGGAGATTTAGTAGATGCCATGAATATCCCGAGTATATGATGCCGTAATCTCTCAATGAAAATACAAAACAATAGATTTTAGGAATATGCTTTGTAATCCCTTTGAATATTTGGCTGCATAATCTTAGAGATTTCTAGGATATTTATATAGTCAACAAGTACATTAACACTTTTTATAAGCTAACAATTTAATGGTATGCAATTTAGGGAGGCTGCGATTGATCCTGTGATTCTCTTGTAACTTATTGACATTAGTGTTATATTGGAAATTTTATGACTAATTGGGAATAGAAGTTCGGGAATTTTGAAAGATAGATGGCTGGAACAAGGCCCTTTTGGTGGTCTTCTATATAGTTCAAATCAGATGAATATAAGTTAATTGGCAGAATATTGCTGAGGTGACAATCTGTTTCTTTCAAGCTCAGCAAAAAGTTTCATATAAAAACGTCCCCTGAGTGCTACTTCTCCCTACAGATAAACTAAATATAGCCTTGACAGTTAAATGAGCTATGGATCCAGTAAAAAAAACAAAGGAATCTTCTTTTACTGTCTGCACTTGGTAGTCTATAGGATAATAAAAACAGTAATACTAATCAAGTGCATAAGAGGAGGAAGACAGCTGAAGAAAAAGACCCAATACATCCAATTCTTTGTCTGTAATTGTCACCGACACCGACATCCGAGTGTTCCTATATAGGCACTCAGTAGGTCCACTGCAAGATGCATTGGTAGTTGACAGTGAGGGAAAGTCTTGGACTTTGGGCAATTTAGAGATCCTAATAGAAAAAAATGCAGTTAGAAAAAGAAGGTGACTGGTGAATGATGAAGCAGAAGAAAATTGTGGGCAATATGAACTTTTTTGGCAGTGGTAATTTTGTGGGCGCGGTGGGCAATGGAGGTGGTCTTGGGCCTAGAGTTGATGCACAAGGCGAAAAGGAGGCAGCTGTCAGGAAAAGCAGCAACATCACCTGGAAATTGTTGGTGTTGATAGAAATCATGTTAAACCTAATATGCAATGTCGATCTATCATGCCCTGGTCTCGAAATTAGAAATCGAAGACATCAACAGCCACCACTTACTAGCAAAGAATTGTCCTTATAGACATGCAAGATGCACAACCTATCATTCACATAACAAactaacaagtaatatttgtaaaaTTAGATTCTTTAGctcaaattctaaaataaaatattcatagctgcCATCATAAATAACCTTGATTACATAATTTACATATttatataaaagataaaatagGGGAGATTCTacaaaatttgaaagattggTCTGAAATGACTAACTAAATCCTCACTCTATTCTTACATTCAAACCTCTACTCATCCTCATCAAGCTTCAGGCTCTgtaaaaatatagaaataataataatgagcTAACAGCCCAATAAGCAACCACGATATAATCAAAGAAATTAAGTTGCTGAAGTTAAATATGTGTTTGATTTAAAAACTGAGGTAACAATATGATATCTGTAAATAGAGTCAACTAACAACTCTACAATATTAGATGTAACTATGCAAATCAAAGAAATCTCATATATAAACTAAGGTATTTTACAATCCATATAAAACTAGATGATTACCTCTAGGTTTCCGAGGATATAATatcatcatattatttttttcaaaagtatTATAATAACTCATTAGTCTATACAACTATGGCCACATATAATCCCTATGATAAAGCCTAGTATACCGCATTGAACCTCTGTAAAGTAGGTCCAGAGTACCACATTTAATCCCTATGGAGTAGGTCCATAGTACCGCATTTAACCCCTGTGGAGTCGGTCCAAAGTATCAAGTTCCGGAATAATTCATATCAATTGCCAACGTCCAACCCCCATGTGGTAGGATCCAGAACGTAGGTAGACTGAGAGTTCAGTATAAATATACAAACTTAATTCAACAATCTTtgctataatatatataaattgcaatatatataaaattatgaattagtacataaaattcataaagtgaCTAATTATAATCAAACTTTTGATAATTCATATGCAACATAATTCTCCAAATTAATGTAttcatattttctatcataaagtcTAAAGTTTCATATGAGTATTtccaaaattttattaattagaaATCATTCTAATAAGCATATAATCATCAATTTGCAAAATACAATGAATACTTGATACTTGGAATAGTCATAATTTTATgattcatatttggctcaataagACCAGTATAATAAACAAATGGCATGATTTCTAAAACACTTGGCAATGATTAAATCAATAAATATTCTTAAAATATatgtatttatcattttatataatTACTTTGATTAAGTAGAGATTACTTATCTTGTAAAAATCCCCTATCAAGTTAAATAATACTTCATCGGTACTCCTCGGAATCTAATAATTCGAAATACATACATGTAATCTAAAATCAATACCATATCATTATCTTGCAATAATCTATAAAACttcctaaaattttaaatctcaaaTTTCTGGTTAACTACCCTTCTCTGCACAATAGTCTCGATCTAGGATTTATTTACCCTATCAAATAGCATCCAAAAATTCTCAAACTCTACAAATTAGTTAAGAGAGATTACAATTTGCTCATGTTGATGGGAGAGAAAATCTTAAGACAGCAACCTTGCcatgaagagaaaagaagaaaagaggaagaagaggagaaagaagaagaagaagaagaagatggggaGGGAAGAAAGCGTGGAAGAAAGATAGAAGGAAGGAGAGAGTGAGCacatgcgagagagagagagagatagagagagcgcgagggggagggggagggggagggggagagagggtGCGAGAGAAAGTGAGGGGGTTCTGGatgctttcctctctttttttttccgatGGGAAGCATGCGGATGCTCCTGCAAGAAGCCACAGGTTCACATGTTGCAGACCCATGTGCTGCATGAAAAAGAAAAGCCCCTTGGGTGGGCCACATAATCCTCCTCTCCTTaaataaatttcatcattaaaattTACATGCCTAAATTTGCGAATAGATGAGGATATCTCTCCTTGATCTCATTCTCCAGCTCCCAGATAGCTTCTCTTTTAGTGTGATTACTCCATTGAACCTTAATATAAGTGATAGTATGATATCTTAGAACTTGATCTTTTTTGTCTACTATCCGAATCGACTGCTCATTATAAGTCAGTTCTTATCTAAGCTGTAAAGGTTCATACTCTACAATATGACTGGGATCTGACACATATTTCCTTAGCATTGATATATAAAACACATTATGGATTCTAGCAAAGGCAAGAGGTAATATAAGTCTATAAGTTATCTCTCCAACTTTCTCCAATACTTCAAAAGGACCCACAAATCGAGGGATcaatttaccttagataccaaatctCATAACATCCTTAGTAAGTGATACCTTTAAGAATGCATGTTTATCTACTTGAAATTCTAACTTCTTTCTTCTTATATCAGCATAACTCTTTTTTCTGCTTTGAGCTGTGCAGAGCCGTTCTCTGATTAGTCATACTTTTTGCATAATCTACTGTACAATCTCAGgtcccaataattttttttcacccacATCATCCCAGCAAATAGGTGATCTATATTTTTTGCCACATAGCGCTTCATAAGGAAACATTTGAATGCTAGCttgataactattattataagcaaaTTCTACCAAGGATAAGTGTTCTTCCCATGAGCCTCCAAAATCCATAACACAAGCCCTCggcatatcttctaagatctgaatagttctttcTGATTGACCATCTGTTTGAGGATAAAAGGCTGCACTAAAATTTAGTTTGGTCCCCAATGCCTTATGCAAACTCTTCTAAAATTGGGATATGAATCTGCTATCTGTGTCTGACACTATAATTGCTGGAACTCTATGCAATCGAACAACTTCTTTAATATATAGTATAGCCAATTTCTTAAGTGAATGACCAACTTTGAAAGGCAAAAAATGTGCTGACTTAGTTAACCTGTCCACAATTACCCAAATAGCATCATTACCGCTAGGGGCTTCGGGTAATCCAACCACAAAATCCATGGTAATATGTTTTCATTTTCACTAAAGAATGTTAAGAGGCTGTAGCTGTCCTGCTACTTTCATATGTTCAAGCTTAACTTACTGACACACCAAATACTATGCAATATACCGAGCAATTTCTCTCTTCATATtactccactaaaaattttatttcaagtccctatacatcttagtacttTCAGGATGTACTGTATAAGCTGTATCATGAGCTTCCTTCAATATTTCTTTCTTCAGTTCTATAATATTAGACACACATAGTTTGGTATCAAGTCTTAGAGAGCCATCATTGTGAATATAAAATTTTGGTCGAGTACCTACTTCAACTTCACCTTTAGTTGAGGATCACTACTCTAAGCTTTTTTAATTCTCTTAATCAATGTAGGTTGAACAAATAAATAAGCTAGAAGTCTACTATAGTCATGTGTCAACACCTCAATTTCTAATTTCTTCAAATCTTTCAAGATCAACCTTTGGGTGGTAATCAATGTAGCCATACATTTTGAAGATTTTCTACTCAAGGCATCTGCTACCACATTGACTTTTTTTGGATAATAATTAATAGACAAATCATAGTTCTTCAAAAGTTCTAACCATCTTCTTTGTCTCATATTCAAttcttttagataaaaatatacttcaaactcttatgatcagtatatATCTCACATCGTTCATCATAGAGATAATGTCTCCAGATCTTAACGGCAAAAACAACAgctgctaattccaaatcatagGTAAGATAATTTTGCTCATAAAGTTTCAACTATCTAAAAGCATAAGCCACTATCTTACCATGCTATATTAAAATACAT contains these protein-coding regions:
- the LOC105045362 gene encoding ubiquitin-conjugating enzyme E2 20; amino-acid sequence: MPRENQDVQDNIPNAPAAPAPSATTATKKPLPVAKGPDGQSVLKRLQSELMALMMCGDPGISAFPEGDNIFCWKGTITGSKDTVYEGMVYKLSLSFPTDYPFKPPKVKLENVCFHPNVDLNGAICLDILQDKWSSAYDVRTILLSIQSLLGEPNNDSPLNTQAAALWVNQEEFRKMVEKTYKPA